One region of Haloprofundus salilacus genomic DNA includes:
- a CDS encoding VanZ family protein: protein MSSASSQTPARSSTLSLGLRWAAVLFVAGGVFVASVVTPPGDGVPTLGPFGLVGADKWLHAAAYAAVAGTLAHALTPSTERAAAGGFLGGAVYGLCIELVQWFIPARQFDLLDAAANGVGAALGAGLWLVAVAVIRQYG from the coding sequence ATGTCATCGGCCTCCTCGCAGACTCCTGCTCGCTCATCGACGCTCTCGCTCGGTCTCCGATGGGCGGCCGTCCTCTTTGTCGCGGGCGGCGTCTTCGTCGCCTCCGTTGTCACGCCGCCGGGCGACGGTGTCCCGACTCTCGGTCCGTTCGGACTCGTCGGCGCAGACAAGTGGTTACACGCCGCCGCTTACGCCGCCGTTGCGGGGACCCTCGCCCACGCGCTCACCCCGAGCACCGAGCGAGCGGCCGCCGGCGGCTTTCTTGGCGGGGCGGTCTACGGACTCTGCATCGAACTCGTCCAGTGGTTCATCCCCGCCAGACAGTTCGACCTCCTCGACGCCGCGGCCAACGGCGTCGGTGCGGCGCTCGGGGCCGGGTTGTGGCTCGTCGCCGTCGCGGTGATTCGCCAATACGGCTGA
- a CDS encoding archaeosine biosynthesis radical SAM protein RaSEA: MSEPSPDVYERGRGMDAHNKVMREIRGLKEKHYDPHEPTRVWIDEDNTPSGVYQSLTIILNTGGCRWARAGGCTMCGYVAESVEGGTVEHEALMDQIQVCLDHEAERADEKSPLIKIYTSGSFLDEREVPAKTREAIAETFSDRERIVVESLPDFVDREKLDDFVSRGLDTDVAVGLETATDRVRRDCVNKYFAFDDFIAASEEADAAGAGIKAYLLMKPPFLSESEAIEDMKSSVRRCAEYAHTVSMNPCNVQRYTMVDELHFRGGYRPPWLWSVAEVLRDTADADAIVVSDPVGHGSDRGPHNCGECDDLVQKAIKDFDLRQDPSVFEQVDCDCKGTWRAVVEEETSYAMPLAK, from the coding sequence ATGAGTGAACCGAGTCCCGATGTGTACGAACGGGGGCGCGGAATGGACGCGCACAACAAGGTGATGCGCGAGATTCGCGGCCTCAAGGAGAAACACTACGACCCGCACGAACCGACGCGGGTGTGGATAGACGAGGACAACACGCCGAGTGGCGTCTACCAGTCGCTCACCATCATCCTCAACACCGGCGGCTGTCGCTGGGCACGCGCCGGCGGCTGTACGATGTGCGGCTACGTCGCGGAGTCCGTCGAAGGCGGCACGGTCGAACACGAGGCGCTGATGGACCAGATTCAGGTCTGTCTCGACCACGAGGCAGAACGCGCCGACGAGAAGTCGCCACTAATCAAAATCTACACCTCCGGGTCGTTTTTGGACGAGCGCGAAGTCCCCGCCAAGACCCGAGAGGCCATCGCCGAGACGTTCTCGGACCGCGAGCGCATCGTCGTCGAGTCGCTGCCCGACTTCGTGGACCGCGAGAAACTCGACGACTTCGTCTCGCGGGGGTTGGACACCGACGTAGCCGTCGGTCTCGAAACCGCGACTGACCGCGTCCGCCGCGACTGCGTGAACAAGTACTTCGCCTTCGACGATTTCATCGCCGCCAGCGAGGAGGCCGACGCCGCGGGCGCGGGCATCAAAGCCTACCTCCTGATGAAGCCGCCGTTCCTCTCCGAGTCGGAGGCCATCGAGGACATGAAATCCTCCGTCCGACGCTGCGCGGAGTACGCCCACACCGTCTCGATGAACCCGTGTAACGTCCAGCGCTACACGATGGTCGACGAACTCCACTTCCGCGGCGGCTACCGCCCACCGTGGCTCTGGTCGGTTGCGGAGGTACTTCGCGACACCGCCGACGCCGACGCCATCGTCGTCTCTGACCCCGTCGGCCACGGTTCCGACCGCGGCCCGCACAACTGCGGCGAGTGCGACGACCTCGTCCAGAAGGCGATCAAGGATTTCGACCTCCGACAGGACCCATCGGTGTTCGAGCAGGTCGACTGCGACTGCAAGGGGACGTGGCGCGCCGTCGTCGAAGAGGAGACGAGTTACGCGATGCCGCTGGCGAAGTGA
- a CDS encoding ABC transporter ATP-binding protein, translated as MSLLTVRNLTKEFGDLTAVNEASFDIEDGEFVSILGPSGSGKSTILRMVAGFEEPTAGSIELDGAEVIGTPPFERDLNMVFQNLALFPHLTVAENIGYGLKQSSVPKAERKERTEAMLEMVHLEGYGDRDPDELSGGEQQRVALARALVNEPALVLFDEPLSSLDRKLRQHMQTELQRIQSETGITFLYVTHDQEVALSVSDRLVVLNDGHVEQIGAVEELYDEPATAFVADFIGDVNAVDATVRGRDDERLVVETATGTAAVDAPAEGRWSAGDRVSLCVRPHEVRLSETATESRAFASTGTVRTRSYHGSDVVYTVDTPWGTLTANVRGEEFAVDDEVVVGWNADDVHLFPAEAADSSETGQLTAEGD; from the coding sequence ATGTCACTGCTCACTGTTCGCAATCTGACCAAGGAGTTCGGCGACCTGACCGCGGTGAACGAGGCCTCGTTCGACATCGAGGACGGCGAGTTCGTCTCGATTCTCGGGCCGAGCGGGTCGGGGAAGTCGACCATTCTCCGGATGGTCGCGGGCTTCGAGGAGCCGACGGCGGGCTCAATCGAACTCGATGGCGCCGAGGTGATCGGGACGCCGCCGTTCGAGCGCGACCTGAACATGGTGTTCCAGAACCTCGCGCTCTTTCCGCACCTCACGGTCGCGGAGAACATCGGCTATGGGCTGAAACAGTCGAGCGTCCCGAAGGCCGAGCGCAAGGAGCGGACCGAGGCGATGCTGGAGATGGTCCACCTCGAGGGCTACGGCGACCGCGACCCCGACGAGCTCAGTGGCGGCGAACAGCAGCGTGTCGCGCTCGCTCGCGCGCTCGTGAACGAGCCCGCGCTCGTGCTGTTCGACGAGCCACTCTCCTCGCTCGACCGCAAGCTTCGCCAGCACATGCAGACTGAGCTACAGCGCATCCAGTCGGAGACGGGAATCACGTTCCTCTACGTCACGCACGACCAGGAGGTCGCCCTGTCGGTCTCCGACCGCCTCGTCGTACTCAACGACGGCCACGTCGAACAGATCGGGGCGGTCGAGGAGCTCTACGACGAGCCGGCGACCGCGTTCGTCGCGGACTTCATCGGCGACGTCAACGCCGTCGACGCGACGGTCCGCGGCCGTGACGACGAACGGCTGGTCGTCGAGACCGCCACCGGAACCGCGGCCGTCGACGCGCCCGCCGAGGGCCGGTGGAGCGCCGGCGACCGAGTGTCGCTCTGCGTCCGACCGCATGAGGTCCGCCTCTCCGAGACGGCCACCGAGTCGCGCGCGTTCGCGTCGACCGGCACCGTCCGGACACGGAGCTACCACGGCAGCGACGTCGTCTACACCGTCGACACGCCCTGGGGGACGCTCACGGCGAACGTCCGCGGCGAGGAGTTCGCCGTCGACGACGAGGTCGTCGTCGGGTGGAACGCCGACGACGTGCACCTGTTCCCGGCCGAGGCGGCCGACTCCTCCGAGACAGGCCAACTGACCGCGGAGGGGGACTGA
- a CDS encoding FAD-binding oxidoreductase: protein MTTDCSFLAELDLRDDQVSFAAADRDHRGTDWGTKESEAAPPDAVVWAESTADIAAVLAAADERGVPVTPYAAGTGIEGNAVPTAGGVSLDTTRMDRVLDARPDDLQVDVEPGVVGAAVDDAVAGHGLFFPPLPTSGDIATVGGMIATDASGMRTVKYGTVGDWVRELEVVLADGTVLTVGTKAAKTSSGYNLRDLVVGSEGTLAVVTRATLRLAGLPEQVRGARVVFKTVDDAAAAVADVVRSGVDVSAIELLDAASARIANAYVGASLPDRPMLFVELRANHGVDTELEFCREVVAAHDPIAFETADGAALNDLWELRRELADAVRAFDPDLQSVHPGDVAVPVSRYPELLRGVARLAEHHDLLIPCFGHAGDGNVHFDVLVDPSDEAAVALGERVFAEVVDLAIEMGGTATGEHGIGRGKRQFLRSEHGEAGVRTMRTVKRALDPNGTLNPGKVLPDD from the coding sequence ATGACTACGGACTGTTCGTTTCTCGCGGAGCTCGACCTGCGCGACGACCAGGTGTCGTTCGCGGCGGCCGACAGGGACCACCGCGGCACCGACTGGGGGACGAAGGAGAGCGAGGCCGCACCCCCCGACGCGGTCGTCTGGGCGGAGTCGACGGCCGACATCGCCGCGGTCCTCGCCGCCGCCGACGAGCGCGGGGTGCCCGTCACGCCCTACGCCGCCGGCACCGGCATCGAGGGGAACGCGGTGCCGACCGCCGGGGGCGTCAGCCTCGACACGACCCGGATGGACCGCGTCCTCGACGCTCGACCCGACGACCTGCAGGTTGACGTCGAACCAGGGGTCGTCGGTGCGGCGGTCGATGACGCTGTCGCCGGCCACGGGCTCTTCTTCCCCCCGCTCCCGACGTCGGGTGACATCGCCACCGTCGGCGGGATGATTGCGACCGACGCCAGCGGGATGCGCACGGTGAAGTACGGGACGGTCGGCGACTGGGTGCGCGAGCTCGAAGTCGTCCTCGCCGACGGGACGGTGCTCACCGTCGGAACGAAGGCCGCGAAGACGTCGAGCGGTTACAACCTCCGCGACCTCGTCGTCGGCAGCGAGGGGACGCTCGCGGTCGTCACGCGAGCGACGCTCCGCCTCGCGGGCCTCCCCGAGCAGGTCCGCGGCGCACGGGTGGTCTTCAAGACCGTCGACGACGCGGCGGCGGCGGTGGCCGACGTCGTCCGCTCCGGCGTCGACGTCTCCGCCATCGAACTGCTCGACGCGGCGAGCGCACGCATCGCCAACGCCTACGTCGGCGCGTCGCTGCCGGACCGGCCGATGCTCTTCGTTGAACTCCGCGCGAACCACGGCGTCGACACCGAACTCGAGTTCTGCCGCGAGGTCGTCGCCGCCCACGACCCCATCGCATTCGAGACCGCCGACGGTGCAGCGCTGAACGACCTCTGGGAACTCCGCCGCGAGCTCGCCGACGCCGTGCGGGCGTTCGACCCCGACCTCCAGTCGGTCCACCCCGGCGACGTGGCCGTCCCCGTCAGCCGCTATCCGGAGCTCCTGCGCGGCGTCGCTCGGCTCGCCGAGCACCACGACTTGCTGATTCCCTGCTTCGGCCACGCGGGCGACGGCAACGTCCACTTCGACGTGCTCGTCGACCCGAGCGACGAAGCGGCTGTAGCGCTCGGCGAGCGCGTCTTCGCCGAGGTCGTCGACCTGGCCATCGAAATGGGCGGCACCGCGACGGGCGAACACGGCATAGGTCGCGGCAAGCGGCAGTTCCTGCGCTCGGAACACGGCGAGGCGGGGGTCAGGACGATGCGAACGGTGAAGCGAGCACTCGACCCGAACGGGACGCTCAATCCGGGGAAGGTGCTCCCCGACGACTGA
- a CDS encoding ABC transporter permease, which produces MSLLDGALLPVERFLQQHGERLAQVVTVAVFAFLWLPIGVLVVMSFAAGGVLSFPPQELTLRWYGVFLSNDTAIQAIGLTLRISVVATLVTVTLSTLIAYTVDRFAFRGRSLIQLLATLPIVVPLVVTGVALVLFFGTVDLGSSYWEIVVAHVVRTIPFATLVIIPTFLTFDRGLEEASKDLGADELQTFLQVTLPNVFPGILAGGLLAFTISFNEFVFTYFVKGSGQSTLPVYIWDQIRYNVTPEVNVISVVFLLVAVSMVLVAVSLTRVDLIARR; this is translated from the coding sequence ATGAGCCTGCTCGACGGCGCGCTCCTGCCGGTCGAGCGGTTCCTCCAGCAGCACGGCGAGCGCCTGGCGCAGGTCGTGACGGTCGCGGTCTTCGCCTTCCTCTGGCTCCCCATCGGAGTGCTCGTCGTCATGTCGTTCGCGGCAGGCGGCGTGCTCTCGTTCCCCCCGCAGGAGCTGACGCTGCGGTGGTACGGCGTCTTCCTCTCGAACGACACCGCCATCCAGGCCATCGGGCTGACGCTGCGCATCAGCGTCGTAGCGACGCTCGTGACGGTCACGCTCTCGACGCTCATCGCCTATACTGTCGACCGGTTCGCGTTCCGGGGGCGGAGTTTGATCCAGCTGCTGGCGACGCTCCCTATCGTCGTTCCGCTCGTCGTCACCGGCGTCGCGCTGGTGCTGTTCTTCGGCACCGTCGACCTCGGGTCGAGCTACTGGGAGATCGTCGTCGCCCACGTGGTCCGGACCATTCCCTTCGCGACGCTCGTCATCATCCCGACGTTCCTCACGTTCGACCGAGGGCTCGAAGAGGCCTCGAAGGATCTGGGTGCCGACGAACTGCAGACGTTCCTGCAGGTGACGCTCCCGAACGTCTTCCCCGGCATCCTCGCCGGCGGTCTCCTGGCGTTCACCATCTCGTTCAACGAGTTCGTCTTCACCTACTTCGTGAAGGGGTCGGGCCAGTCGACGCTCCCGGTCTACATCTGGGACCAGATTCGGTACAACGTCACCCCCGAGGTGAACGTCATCAGCGTCGTCTTCCTGCTCGTCGCCGTCTCGATGGTGCTCGTCGCCGTCTCACTGACGCGCGTCGACCTCATCGCCCGCCGGTAG
- a CDS encoding pyridoxal phosphate-dependent aminotransferase, with the protein MTRAALREGAINLSQGIPDEEETPPAVKAAAKEAIDSSSQYTLTWGLPELREAVADRYEAWKGVRYDPETEVTVTCGTSEAIMSTLLALCGEDDGVIYFEPTYESYIPAIRFAGARGVPIDITDGLTVDPDELRAAAKDASVLLLNTPQNPTGKVFGRDELREIAAVAEAEDLVVVTDEIYEHIVYADDYVSPVTVGNLAERTVVCTGMSKTYSVTGWRVGFALAPDCLSAELRKIHDYTSICAPTPFQRAGVEALSLPDDYYVELSDSYEARRDLLCDGLADVGLDPVVPDGAYYVMVRYGTDESDTAFARRLVREAGVATVPGSSFYTDGEADWVRFTFSRNEPTLREALDNLAENRWW; encoded by the coding sequence ATGACCAGAGCGGCGCTGCGGGAGGGTGCAATAAACCTCTCGCAGGGGATTCCCGACGAGGAGGAGACGCCGCCGGCGGTGAAGGCTGCCGCGAAGGAGGCCATCGATTCAAGCAGCCAGTACACGCTCACGTGGGGGCTCCCCGAGCTCCGCGAAGCCGTCGCCGACCGCTACGAGGCGTGGAAGGGCGTCCGCTACGACCCTGAGACGGAGGTAACCGTCACCTGTGGGACGAGTGAGGCGATCATGTCCACGCTGCTCGCACTCTGCGGCGAGGACGACGGCGTCATCTACTTCGAACCGACGTACGAGAGCTACATTCCGGCGATCCGCTTCGCGGGGGCGCGGGGCGTCCCCATCGACATCACCGACGGGCTGACCGTCGACCCCGACGAACTGCGGGCGGCCGCGAAGGACGCGTCGGTGCTCCTGTTGAACACCCCACAGAACCCGACCGGGAAGGTGTTCGGCCGCGACGAGCTCCGCGAGATAGCGGCCGTCGCCGAGGCGGAGGACCTCGTCGTCGTCACCGACGAGATATACGAGCACATCGTCTACGCCGACGACTACGTGAGCCCGGTGACCGTCGGCAACCTCGCCGAGCGGACGGTCGTCTGTACGGGGATGTCGAAAACCTACAGCGTCACCGGCTGGCGTGTCGGATTCGCGCTCGCGCCCGACTGCCTCTCGGCGGAACTGCGCAAGATACACGACTACACGAGCATCTGCGCGCCGACGCCGTTTCAGCGGGCCGGTGTTGAGGCGCTCTCGCTGCCCGACGACTACTACGTGGAGCTCTCGGACTCCTACGAGGCCCGACGCGATCTGCTCTGCGACGGCCTCGCCGACGTCGGTCTCGACCCGGTCGTCCCCGACGGCGCGTACTACGTGATGGTCCGCTACGGCACCGACGAGAGCGACACGGCGTTTGCCCGCCGACTCGTCCGTGAGGCCGGCGTAGCGACGGTCCCCGGCAGCAGTTTCTACACCGACGGGGAAGCGGACTGGGTCCGGTTCACCTTCTCGCGGAACGAGCCGACGCTCCGGGAGGCGCTCGACAATCTCGCCGAGAACCGCTGGTGGTGA
- a CDS encoding ABC transporter substrate-binding protein has product MTRNHVLGRRNVLKATAGAAAAGLAGCLGGGDGGDSRTPMDVTEWPPEDLEGNLNLWNWYDDWAEYAKEEFGNQFDVTVTNSGFSSPDQWYSRLQAGNEEMDNIAATTNWVERSIENDYLHELPVDIMPAWENITDRVKDVSSYQQDGKVYAIPEALVLYPLTYNDEHFDSAPSSWDVLWDESLEGQIMMWDNSTVSCQIAALYTGQDPVEPDDFGEIEEVLKQQKPLLRTYWGDYQQGMSLFVNEEVVAGPLTMGRTYTARFGEGAPVHYTAPEEGAMFTSDLFVIPKGAPNPMASLQFTNWGSQKKHAAKLFETMGYMPAVDIEDQLSKEDREFTNWPDSWNLIFQETLSDEVRSRFDEIWTAVKAA; this is encoded by the coding sequence ATGACACGCAATCACGTACTCGGGCGCCGAAACGTGCTGAAGGCGACCGCCGGTGCAGCGGCGGCAGGGCTCGCCGGATGTCTCGGCGGCGGGGACGGCGGCGACTCGCGGACGCCGATGGACGTCACGGAGTGGCCGCCGGAGGACCTCGAAGGCAATCTAAACCTCTGGAACTGGTACGACGACTGGGCGGAGTACGCCAAGGAGGAGTTCGGCAATCAGTTCGATGTCACCGTCACCAACAGCGGCTTCTCTTCGCCGGACCAGTGGTACTCGAGGCTTCAGGCCGGGAACGAGGAGATGGACAACATCGCCGCGACGACGAACTGGGTTGAGCGGTCGATTGAGAACGATTACCTGCACGAACTCCCGGTCGACATCATGCCCGCGTGGGAGAACATCACTGACCGCGTCAAGGACGTAAGCTCGTACCAGCAGGACGGCAAAGTGTACGCAATCCCCGAGGCGCTGGTGCTCTACCCGCTGACGTACAACGACGAGCACTTCGACAGCGCCCCGTCATCGTGGGACGTTCTCTGGGACGAGTCGCTCGAAGGACAGATCATGATGTGGGACAACAGCACCGTCTCCTGTCAGATCGCGGCGCTGTACACCGGACAGGACCCCGTCGAGCCCGACGACTTCGGCGAGATCGAGGAGGTGCTCAAACAGCAGAAGCCGCTGCTGCGCACTTACTGGGGCGACTACCAGCAGGGGATGAGCCTCTTCGTCAACGAGGAGGTCGTCGCCGGACCGCTGACGATGGGCCGAACGTACACCGCCCGGTTCGGCGAGGGCGCACCGGTCCACTACACCGCTCCCGAGGAGGGGGCGATGTTCACGAGCGACCTCTTTGTCATCCCGAAAGGCGCGCCGAACCCGATGGCTAGCCTCCAGTTCACTAACTGGGGGTCCCAGAAGAAACACGCGGCCAAACTGTTCGAGACGATGGGCTACATGCCCGCCGTCGATATCGAGGACCAGCTCTCCAAAGAGGACCGCGAGTTCACGAACTGGCCCGACAGCTGGAACCTCATCTTCCAGGAGACGCTCTCCGACGAAGTCCGCTCGCGGTTCGACGAGATCTGGACCGCGGTCAAAGCCGCCTGA
- a CDS encoding M20/M25/M40 family metallo-hydrolase: protein MTFATEYDDDLRTFVETFLAFDTTDRNERPAQEWLAAQLEELGFETYVWTADPERLAGHPSFPDDLSAEAVADRPSVGGVLEFGDPDAGPTLVFNGHVDVVPAEADQWSSDPFEPTWDEARERLTARGAADMKCGTAVGIFAALAVRDAVESGELDLDGRLVVESVAGEEDGGVGAAAAAMDNPYPFERDAAIVTEPTELEALVATEGSVMMRLELAGRSAHAARTWNGESVLPHFERIRAAFEQLEAERAERVTHPLYERFENPWPVNIGTVQAGSWASSVPASLVAELRLGVAPVETVDEVEAEFRAALDDVVADSEWLSAHPPTFERFSVQFEAAEISPDEPVVAALRGSMREHGLPDAEPLGETYGADSRHYVAAGIPTVLFGPGSINQAHFPDETIQWSEVLDAGEVLAETARRFLSSAT, encoded by the coding sequence ATGACATTCGCTACCGAGTACGACGACGACCTTCGGACGTTCGTCGAGACTTTTCTTGCGTTCGACACGACCGACCGGAACGAGCGCCCGGCCCAGGAGTGGCTAGCGGCCCAGCTGGAGGAGTTGGGCTTCGAGACCTACGTCTGGACGGCCGACCCCGAGCGCCTCGCCGGGCACCCCTCGTTCCCCGACGACCTCTCCGCTGAGGCGGTCGCCGACCGTCCCAGCGTCGGCGGCGTACTGGAGTTCGGCGACCCCGACGCCGGGCCGACGCTCGTCTTCAACGGCCACGTCGACGTCGTTCCTGCGGAGGCCGACCAGTGGTCGAGCGACCCCTTCGAGCCGACGTGGGACGAGGCGCGCGAGCGGCTCACGGCCCGCGGCGCGGCCGACATGAAGTGCGGGACAGCGGTCGGTATCTTCGCCGCGCTGGCGGTGCGCGACGCCGTTGAGTCGGGCGAACTCGACCTCGACGGCCGACTCGTCGTCGAAAGCGTCGCCGGCGAGGAGGACGGTGGCGTCGGCGCGGCGGCGGCTGCGATGGACAATCCGTACCCCTTCGAGCGCGACGCCGCAATCGTCACCGAGCCGACCGAGCTCGAGGCGCTGGTGGCGACGGAGGGCAGCGTGATGATGCGCCTCGAACTCGCCGGCCGGTCGGCGCACGCGGCGCGGACGTGGAACGGCGAGTCGGTCCTCCCGCACTTCGAGCGCATTCGGGCAGCGTTCGAGCAACTGGAGGCCGAGCGCGCCGAGCGCGTTACCCACCCGCTATACGAGCGCTTCGAGAACCCGTGGCCTGTCAACATCGGCACCGTGCAGGCCGGGTCGTGGGCGTCGAGCGTGCCGGCGTCACTCGTCGCCGAACTCAGACTCGGCGTCGCGCCGGTAGAGACCGTCGACGAGGTCGAGGCCGAGTTTCGCGCGGCGCTTGACGATGTCGTCGCCGACAGCGAGTGGCTCTCGGCGCATCCGCCGACGTTCGAGCGCTTCTCCGTGCAGTTCGAGGCGGCGGAGATATCCCCCGACGAACCGGTGGTCGCCGCGCTCCGGGGGTCGATGCGCGAGCACGGACTGCCCGACGCCGAGCCGCTCGGCGAGACGTACGGCGCGGACTCGCGGCACTACGTCGCCGCGGGCATCCCGACGGTGCTGTTCGGACCGGGCTCGATAAATCAGGCGCACTTCCCCGACGAGACGATACAGTGGTCGGAAGTGCTCGACGCGGGCGAGGTGCTCGCGGAGACGGCCCGGCGGTTCCTCTCTTCTGCGACATAG
- a CDS encoding ABC transporter permease encodes MGDTESTERGPGGLAGRVRGITDFAREHPRVRRGLIAGPPTTFLVLFFALPILTMLVISFRAGDINGPFTLDNYTNFLTSDTYRTVLWRTLLVTVQVTAVVTVVGYALAYSIVRFSRRTTLLLLLVILPFWTSYIIRMYAWINILQSGGVLDSTLLLLNVIDQPIGVLYSQTAVLVGFTYVWLPLAVLPFYASLSNMDPDLIEAAKDLGAGPLKAFLTVTLPTTLDGVVTGVILVFIPTFGSFITPRLLGGTDNIMIGMVIENQFKSAFNYPFGAAIGIVISAVVVVLLVLGARVGAGNLQGSDGQ; translated from the coding sequence ATGGGCGATACCGAGTCGACGGAGCGAGGGCCCGGCGGTCTCGCCGGTCGCGTACGCGGAATCACCGACTTCGCGCGCGAGCACCCGCGGGTCCGGAGAGGGCTCATCGCGGGACCGCCGACGACGTTTCTCGTGCTGTTCTTCGCGCTGCCAATCTTGACGATGCTCGTCATCTCCTTTCGGGCAGGCGACATCAACGGCCCGTTCACGCTTGACAACTACACGAACTTCCTGACCTCGGACACCTACCGTACTGTCCTCTGGCGGACGCTACTCGTCACCGTACAGGTGACCGCGGTCGTCACCGTCGTCGGCTACGCGCTGGCGTACAGCATCGTCCGATTCTCGCGGCGAACGACGCTGCTGCTCCTGCTCGTCATCCTCCCATTCTGGACGAGCTACATCATCCGGATGTACGCGTGGATAAACATCCTGCAGAGCGGCGGTGTCCTCGACTCGACGCTCCTGCTGTTGAACGTCATCGACCAGCCCATCGGGGTGCTCTACTCGCAGACCGCCGTGCTCGTCGGCTTCACCTACGTCTGGCTGCCGCTCGCGGTGCTCCCCTTCTACGCGTCGTTGTCGAACATGGATCCCGACCTGATCGAGGCTGCCAAGGACCTCGGCGCGGGGCCGCTGAAAGCGTTCTTGACGGTGACGCTCCCGACGACGCTCGACGGCGTCGTCACGGGCGTCATCCTCGTCTTTATCCCCACGTTCGGCTCGTTCATCACGCCGCGGCTGCTCGGCGGGACGGACAACATCATGATTGGGATGGTCATCGAGAACCAGTTCAAATCGGCGTTCAACTACCCCTTCGGCGCGGCCATCGGCATCGTCATCTCCGCCGTCGTCGTCGTCCTGCTCGTGCTCGGTGCCCGCGTCGGCGCGGGGAACCTTCAGGGAAGTGACGGCCAATGA
- the purS gene encoding phosphoribosylformylglycinamidine synthase subunit PurS, which yields MTAYTATVTVRLKRGVLDPEAETTKRALERLGFELQGLRSADRFEVDVDADSAADAEERADEMAERLLANPTIHDYDVVVEEAE from the coding sequence ATGACCGCGTACACCGCGACGGTGACCGTCCGACTGAAGCGTGGCGTGTTGGACCCCGAGGCGGAGACGACGAAGCGCGCGCTCGAACGACTCGGCTTCGAACTGCAGGGGTTGCGCTCGGCGGACCGCTTCGAGGTGGACGTCGACGCCGACTCCGCCGCGGACGCCGAGGAACGCGCCGACGAGATGGCCGAGCGACTGCTGGCGAATCCGACTATCCACGACTACGACGTGGTGGTCGAGGAAGCCGAATGA
- the purQ gene encoding phosphoribosylformylglycinamidine synthase I — protein sequence MTVAVVQFGGSNCDRDAVAALTHLGIDTERVWHEDGLPEDATGVMLPGGFSYGDYLRAGAMAAQSPIMNEVRDAAERGVPVLGVCNGAQVGCESRLTEGAFTTNRSARFQCELVHLRVENAETPWTAAYDEGEVIEVPIAHGEGRFEISVERYEALEAAGRVLFRYCDADGNVTDEANPNGSTANVAGILGERASVAVLMPHPERATLADVGGTDGAGILRGFAEQ from the coding sequence ATGACGGTCGCCGTAGTACAGTTCGGCGGGTCGAACTGCGACCGCGACGCGGTGGCGGCGCTCACCCACCTCGGCATCGACACTGAACGCGTCTGGCACGAGGACGGTCTCCCGGAGGACGCGACGGGCGTGATGCTCCCCGGCGGCTTCTCCTACGGCGACTACCTCCGCGCGGGCGCGATGGCCGCCCAGTCCCCCATCATGAACGAGGTCCGTGACGCCGCTGAACGCGGCGTTCCCGTTTTAGGTGTCTGCAACGGGGCGCAGGTCGGCTGCGAGTCGAGACTGACAGAGGGTGCGTTCACGACGAACCGGAGCGCGCGCTTCCAGTGCGAACTCGTCCACCTGCGGGTCGAGAACGCGGAGACGCCGTGGACCGCCGCCTACGACGAGGGCGAGGTCATCGAGGTGCCCATCGCCCACGGCGAGGGTCGCTTCGAGATATCGGTCGAGCGGTACGAAGCGCTCGAAGCAGCGGGCAGAGTGCTGTTCCGCTACTGCGACGCCGACGGCAACGTCACCGACGAGGCGAATCCGAACGGGTCGACCGCCAACGTCGCCGGGATTCTCGGCGAGCGAGCGAGCGTCGCGGTGTTGATGCCGCACCCCGAACGCGCGACGCTCGCCGACGTGGGGGGAACCGACGGCGCGGGCATCCTTCGTGGCTTCGCGGAGCAGTAA